tctcaaaacacttttacaatctaaaaaccttcaagagaatattagaagttacgttgaatcatcctcgccgcattattagcaaatcccggagctaaaagtgtcggatcctgtcgttctttacatctttatgatctttgcgtcgagggtaagatctacgtaccgtttttatagtgtttcgttaaagttggttaaaccctaatattgggatttgggggttttgttgtatttcgtgattggtagtgattatatgtttgtatgttaggaggaggattcgtagaagaagccttttgatatcagctgttgagaccgtctgattgtgttgctttccaagtagggtttccctactcagtattagtcccatgatgcattgttggtgttttgtgattgttgaatattatcgtattcgtattgtgacggtcgttggttttgattgctggttaatggttgtgattgtttgtctgtggttctcgagatgcgttctcggctgagtggagtcacttgcgggagtggcttcacgccctagtttcgcccttcgtggaacccgccacggaaggggatgtgcacattaatgggacagggttatcgctcggtatgatgagcggggcttaggtgggaacggctgcggtcccccactggcagggctggtccagtggacagtcggtgacggagattgattggagtgggtgtgattgtgtgtgtgaccgtttgagctgtgttgtttgttgtgttgttggattatataaattgtgtgattagtactgaccccgtttaaatgttttaaaaactgtggtgatccattcgggggtggtgagcagttattgagcaggtatgatatgacgcgtatgggatagccgggatgagtcatcacgtggcagttagaagtcttccgctgtgtcagacgatgttttatagctttgatagttttagcagtagaccgtctgagaatcgtgtatttctttttatcagttttggagttggtatgtaatcactttaaacattaattacttttaagtatgtttcgttattgtcttatgattatcattgcctcggaaaaccgagatggtagcacttccatgccttaattaagtggtcctggtaaggcatttggagtatgggggtgttacatccacaaacaacaacggggtcagtattactcaatcaatataagacaaacaaacgagataactagctgatcatcctccaaccccagtctcccgatctcacacagtaaccgactacacaccaaagtgtgtagccccgccattacccatcgcaacagtaatcctcgccgccgatgggtgaccgcagatcgctcccacctagtccagctcatcaacgagcgactaacaatccctgtcccttaatgtgcacatcccctcccgtggcgggttccacggagggcgaactagggtgtgaagccactcccgcaagtgactccaccacaatcacaatcacacaacatcacagccgtcacaacatctccacaccaacaccgtcaccacaatacccatactccgatgatcagcagataacaatatttacaaaacaaacatgtcttaacaatgaatagtaaactgagtaggaaaaccctaccttagcaatcaacagtaaaacgaaactcggacaatcagaaaggctcctctacgaagtcttctcctatacaataatcacatacacaattacacattgcacaacccccataacCCCAATTTCATAAATACGATGATCCCAAACGAATACAAATAACATGgagatgaaacttaccaacagtagaacaAGAGATTATATGCAAAGACCGCGACAATTGCACACACCACGAGattagaggatgattagggagtaaTTAGGGTAATCGTAAAATGATGAGGTTTGAgaaatgttttagaaactgacgcgggatataaaaataaccctaaacatttcctaatcaaaccgtcaaaatacacttcgccagaccggatactcggtcgagtaaagtgtatactcggccgagtatcctctactcggtcgggtattcattatactcggccgagtattcctcggcagaaccaaaacagactataacaacagcactactcggccgagtaggctctactcggtcgagtagtcaccaaagaaaatccgtagtattacacagaatttggcttgatttcactcCTCTTGGGCCAACAACCTGCAAAATGCATAGTACGACCGAAGTAACCGAAAACAAGGGAGAATGGTAGCTTATGATACCCAAAATAGCATAATAATGCGTGCAAAAGAGTAAAGTAAACGTATGAAAAAGGCACGCATCAGTATTGTTGCACCCGTCTTCATCGCcttaacaacaaaagaaaatggTGAGAATATAACATAAGCATCATTATCACGACACAATTTCGATATTGAtaaaatattacgggatattttCGGAACATGTAAAAAATTATTAACTTTTAATGAAGTATTAGGCAGTGTAAAAGAACCTATATTGGCGATGTTAAGACTAGAGCCGTCTCCAATGATGAGGTCATCGGTTCCTAGGTAGGCCGAGTGAAAAGCAAGGGTATCCAAGTCGTGGGTGACATGGTGCGATGCACCACTGTCAAGGAGGTAGTTGGGGTTGGGAGTGGTGGTACCGTGGGTGGCCGAATGTGCCTGGGGTGGGTTTTGGTGTTGGTGGGTCGGTGGTTCGGGAAAAACGATGGTGGGAAAGAGCTTGTGGAATAATGGGCAATCCGCGATAACGTGGCCCACCTGGCGGCACCACTGACATCGACCCTTAACGTGGCCCACCTGGCGgaataataggaatatttataatagttgggcctcaaccatcaccttaaggttttggttaagatggttcatctatcgtggtatcagagccagtgtgaccgaaggtcataggttcaaatcctggcaacctcaaaactcctcaaaaactcgaagtggaaacccagcacacggtatgggggagccggtgcacaactaaccactcttcaagcccaacggacatttgagtgagggagcgtaataggaatatttataatagttgaacttcaaccatcaccttaaggttttggttgagatggttcatctatcatggtatcagagtcaGTATGACCGAAGGTCATGGGTTCAAATCCTGGtaacctcaaaactcctcaaaaactcgaagtggaaccttaaggttttggttgagttgctTCATCTATCAATAAGATTTCTCATACAACTATTATTGAAAGGAAGAAATTTGCCTGGTTTTGGTTGAGTTGCTTCATCTATCAATAAGATTTCTCATATACAACTATTATTGAAAGGAAGAAATTTGCCTCGAAATAAGTTGGAGAATTTGACAAGAACAGGCTTGCAAGTTGCACTTTCACCTATTTAAGAACAAAACCTTTCCATCTTCTTCATTCATTACAACACAATTTACAAGCTAAAATCATCTTCAAACTAAACTTCAAGGCACACAGTCAAGGTAATTTCATTTTTATCTTGCTTATCCATTTTATTTTCTGAATATATTATGGTCGTATTTTGAGTGTTTTATCACTCAAATAAATGAATAATACCTATATTTTgcctttattttttattttatttttaataaaatgttGATCTTGCATGCAATGACAAAATTCATACCTTAATAATCTTGTTTATCAAGCTTGCTAAAAACCCTATTTATCAAATGTTtttttattacctttttaatGGTAAAATGTTAGCTAAACAACTGGGTATATTGATGATCACAAATTCTTAATTAAATAATGTTAAAAAGGAAAGGGGTTTTTGCTTGTGATAGTCACAAGCAAGATTTGCTAATTGATAATTGGGGTTGTTCGTTATTTGATTGTGGATTAATGATTTCCATTGCTTAATTACTGAACTTgcataagattttttttttttttttgatttcagTGATTAAATTATTTTGTTAATTCATATAGTAAATGCTAAAATTAGTGTATTATGTTTGATTTAGAGTTTTGCATGTCGGAGTTGGAATATGAAAGGAGTTGAGATCATCTGTCCGGCTGTCCCATTTTGAGCACCGCCTCGTATTTCACTTGTTTTTCATTTTGACACAACACTTCTAGGTAAATAATATAGTGGTAACTGATAAACTATACTATATCAGTGATGTGccaaaaggaaaacgggaatggAACGAATGAGTATAGTTATATTTTGATTCTTTAGAAATAAAATAATGTACGCGTGGTTATACCATATTTCAGCCTTCAATCCTGCATTACATTACAGGTTGAGCCTTGTAAAGACAATGAGACCACCTATGAAGCTCGGTAAACATGAAGAAGACCCGATAAGTAAGGATCGTTTGGATAGGATCAGCAATTTACCTGATGAACTACTTGGTCACCTGCTTTCCTTTTTGCCAACACGGTCTGCCGTGAGAACAAGTACTGTATCAACCAGATGGCGCTACCTTTTTACTTTAACGTCTAGTCTTTCTTTTGATGATGCATCGTGTTTTAGTCTTCCGGGAAGAAATGAGGTTGTAGAAGCAACTCGAAAGTTTAAGCTGTTTGTTGATAAAGTTTTGGAATTGCACCAAATCTCACCCATCAACAAATTTACTTTACTTTGTAAATGCACCTATGATAATTCCAATTTGAATCGCTGGATTAATGTTGCGGTACAAAAGGGTGTTCAAGAGCTTCATTATAAGTTTCTCGATCAGGGTGATTATTGTTTGCCTGAAGTTTCCTTCATGTGTGAAACACTAGTAAGTTTGACAATATCAAGTTTTCACAATCTCTTCCAAACTCCTCCATCAGTCTCGTTGCCGATTCTGAAGATTCTTAATCTGGATAGGATCATATTCACTGATTTTAATTCTATGGAAAGATTGTTCTATAGCTGTGAATCGCTTGAAGAATTGACTCTCGAGTGTTGCGGCTGTGACGCTCATGGTCATGCTATCTATCGTACTGGAATACTCAAAGTTTTAGCAGTGGAACGGTGCAGCTTTCGACTTGGTACATTTGAGATTGATGCCCCTAATCTCGCATATTTAACTTACAGTTCAAATTTTGGTGTAAAAATTGTTCCGTCGTGGAAATATTCGTGCTCTTTTATCCAGGCAGAACTAAGCTTTAAGTGCTATACATATGATGATTATGATGCTAGTGAGGATTCAGTCGAGTATGACCGCGAACTTCTAAAAGCCGCTGCCTATAAAGCcataaaattatcttttgaaATGGACTCACAAATGGTATGTGTTTTTTATACATATGATTTGTATTTGCATTGAGAGTAATATGCAATGACAGCTACCTCGCTATTAATAGGGCGTAAACAGTTTATGAAGTCGTTTTCCTTTATTAGGTCAGAATCAGGAGTAAAAGAAAATAGTGTCTCTGGGTTCGTTGAAAATGGAAACATATTTTTAACGCTCTTTAAAATTTTATGGTGCAGACTCTTCACACTTTGGGTGGCGACGAACTGATGCCTTATTTTCATAGCCTGTCGAGATTACGGCTATCAGACTGTCCTTACGATTCATGGAAATATGTGACAAGCTTGATTGACAAATCTCCTCAACTTGAAACTGTCATCTTTGGATCGGTTAGCATCACCTAATAATATAGCTTTATTAGTTTATAACTATAAAAGTTCTTATGCTAGGCCGTCTTACACAAGTGTGTAAAATGGATGTTTTTTTTTCTCACTTCATGAATTTGTTATCCAGGGATTTCATTGCTGCCAATGTTCATCAGGACATTACTATCCGGATCGATGCGCCTGTAACTACCAGTCACCTTCAGACATCCCTCTAGAGGCTCTAGTCCCTTTTTCGTGTCACGCCCAAGTGATTGAAGTGCGCAACTTTTGTGGGCATAAGAATTCCTTGTCACTTATGGGGCATCTTCTTAGAAATGCTAGTGTTCTTAAGAGGTTGGTCGTCTTTACAATCTGCCATTTTAATCCGAATCCGGAGGAGGAACTGAAGATTATCAATGACTTGTTGATGCTTCCAAGGGCTTCGTTAGATTGCTGTCTAGAAATAAACAAGGTCGTCGTCCCTAGCTTTCATTGCATGTCTTATGTAGAAGTTCCTCTATGTAGAAGTTCCTCAGTAGTGAGAAATTTGGTGCGTAAGGGAGTCACTGATGCAATTTCCCTCATTTTGATGGATATGGAATGGAGTGAAACATAGGGCTGTATGTTTATTGAACCATTCTATCCATTTTCTTATATCTATTATGTTTATTAATGTTGAACCATTTTACGCAATTTaatttctcttcttctttttcttgttCTTTCACTGTCTTCGTCTTCCTTGTGTGATTAGAGAATTCTGAAACAAATTATGTCTATTAGAACTGGGTGTTTTTCTAACTAGCCTAAGACCACTTGACTCGAAATTTAAATTGACTATTATTTCTAGTGTACTATTATATAAAGTCCTtcgtgatagatgaaccatctcaaccaaaaccttataattattcctattacgctccctcactcaaatgcccgctgggcttgaagagtggttagttgtgcaccggctcctcCGTAcatgggcttgaagagtggttagttgtgcaccggctcctccgtaccgtgtgctgggtttctacttcgagtttttgaggagttctgaggttgccaggatttgaacccgtgaccttcggtcacactggctctgataccatgatagatgaaccatctcaaccaaaaccctaAGGTGATGGTTAAAGCCCAACTATTATAAGTATTCCTATTACTTCGTGGAACGGCTCATACTCGCTTGTCAAGT
This sequence is a window from Silene latifolia isolate original U9 population chromosome 8, ASM4854445v1, whole genome shotgun sequence. Protein-coding genes within it:
- the LOC141595082 gene encoding putative F-box/LRR-repeat protein At3g58880; translated protein: MRPPMKLGKHEEDPISKDRLDRISNLPDELLGHLLSFLPTRSAVRTSTVSTRWRYLFTLTSSLSFDDASCFSLPGRNEVVEATRKFKLFVDKVLELHQISPINKFTLLCKCTYDNSNLNRWINVAVQKGVQELHYKFLDQGDYCLPEVSFMCETLVSLTISSFHNLFQTPPSVSLPILKILNLDRIIFTDFNSMERLFYSCESLEELTLECCGCDAHGHAIYRTGILKVLAVERCSFRLGTFEIDAPNLAYLTYSSNFGVKIVPSWKYSCSFIQAELSFKCYTYDDYDASEDSVEYDRELLKAAAYKAIKLSFEMDSQMTLHTLGGDELMPYFHSLSRLRLSDCPYDSWKYVTSLIDKSPQLETVIFGSGFHCCQCSSGHYYPDRCACNYQSPSDIPLEALVPFSCHAQVIEVRNFCGHKNSLSLMGHLLRNASVLKRLVVFTICHFNPNPEEELKIINDLLMLPRASLDCCLEINKVVVPSFHCMSYVEVPLCRSSSVVRNLVRKGVTDAISLILMDMEWSET